Proteins from a single region of Lysinibacillus sp. JNUCC-52:
- a CDS encoding ABC transporter ATP-binding protein, which translates to MGEQAITLNAVEKRFHHKQVIAPLSLGIPTGQLIGLLGPSGCGKTTLIKLIMGMLKPDSGTIHVFNYVVPHKQLLMDIGYMAQSDALYTDLTGAENLHFFAKLYQLSKKERMERVAYAAHLVRLTDELNNKVMNYSGGMKRRLSLAIALIQNPKLLILDEPTVGIDPVLKQEIWQELIRLKEQENKTILVTTHAMDEAERCDQLAILRSGHVLAQGTPNELKTKYQAKDFDEVFLKAGGTIL; encoded by the coding sequence TTGGGAGAGCAGGCAATTACATTAAATGCTGTCGAAAAACGTTTTCATCATAAACAAGTTATTGCCCCCCTTTCCTTGGGCATTCCAACTGGTCAGTTAATTGGTTTACTTGGCCCATCTGGTTGTGGGAAAACAACATTAATTAAGCTAATCATGGGCATGTTGAAGCCAGATAGTGGCACTATCCATGTATTCAATTACGTGGTTCCTCACAAGCAATTGTTAATGGATATTGGATACATGGCACAATCCGATGCGCTATATACAGATTTAACAGGTGCAGAAAATCTCCATTTTTTTGCAAAGCTTTATCAATTATCAAAAAAAGAACGAATGGAGCGCGTCGCGTACGCTGCACATCTTGTTCGTTTAACAGACGAATTAAATAATAAAGTAATGAATTATTCTGGAGGGATGAAAAGAAGATTGTCCCTCGCAATTGCTCTGATTCAAAATCCAAAACTTTTGATTTTGGATGAACCAACAGTAGGGATAGATCCTGTATTGAAACAAGAAATTTGGCAGGAGCTTATTCGGCTTAAAGAACAAGAGAACAAAACAATTTTAGTGACGACACACGCAATGGATGAAGCAGAGCGATGTGATCAATTAGCAATACTTCGTAGCGGCCACGTTCTTGCACAAGGTACACCGAACGAGTTGAAAACAAAATATCAAGCTAAAGATTTTGATGAAGTGTTTTTAAAAGCTGGAGGAACAATACTATGA
- a CDS encoding ABC transporter permease: MRIGALVLRIIQQMRRDKRTLALLFLAPLLVLSLMYFIFNSNEPVVTLVVSHSPAELIEKLDAADFDVIEKNDFTITKLKEQQYDGWLALHNNQVKLTLLNDDPTTARAVMMKLSQVLQPEQVSNMAIMTDYVYGDKDTAIFDTFSPMLIGFFVFFFVFLITGIALLKERMSGTLERLLATPIKRAEIVAGYLIGYGFFALIQTIIIVLFGIYVLDIVHIGSIWLVFLINILIALVSLSLGALLSSFAASEFQMMQFIPIVIVPQVFFSGIFPLDHMAEWLQYIGRIMPLYYAADALNGVMYKGFSFNEILVNLVILACFAIVFIMLNIISLKKYRSL, translated from the coding sequence ATGAGAATTGGCGCCCTAGTTTTAAGAATTATTCAGCAAATGCGACGCGATAAGCGTACACTTGCATTGCTATTTCTTGCCCCCCTCCTCGTGCTTTCATTAATGTATTTTATTTTTAATAGTAATGAGCCTGTAGTAACGCTAGTTGTATCACATAGCCCGGCAGAGCTTATTGAAAAACTAGACGCTGCCGATTTTGATGTAATTGAAAAAAATGATTTTACTATTACCAAACTAAAAGAACAACAATATGACGGTTGGTTAGCACTTCACAACAATCAAGTGAAGCTTACCTTATTAAATGACGATCCTACTACTGCTAGAGCTGTTATGATGAAGTTGTCACAAGTATTACAACCAGAGCAAGTTTCTAATATGGCGATAATGACCGACTATGTATACGGTGACAAAGATACGGCTATTTTTGATACTTTCAGCCCAATGCTTATCGGTTTCTTTGTTTTCTTTTTTGTTTTCTTAATTACTGGTATTGCCTTATTAAAGGAACGTATGTCTGGAACATTAGAGCGATTACTAGCAACACCTATTAAACGTGCCGAAATTGTAGCAGGTTATCTGATTGGTTACGGTTTTTTTGCCCTTATTCAAACCATTATAATTGTTCTATTCGGAATTTATGTTCTTGATATCGTCCATATAGGTTCCATTTGGCTCGTGTTTCTTATTAATATTTTGATTGCACTTGTATCTTTATCATTAGGTGCACTTTTATCTAGCTTCGCCGCTTCAGAGTTTCAAATGATGCAATTTATCCCCATTGTTATTGTGCCACAAGTATTCTTTTCGGGTATTTTCCCACTGGATCATATGGCGGAATGGTTACAATATATTGGTCGTATCATGCCATTATACTATGCGGCGGATGCCTTAAATGGCGTGATGTATAAAGGATTTTCCTTTAATGAAATTCTAGTAAATTTAGTAATTCTAGCTTGCTTTGCTATTGTCTTTATTATGTTAAATATCATTAGCTTAAAAAAATATCGTTCATTGTGA
- a CDS encoding ABC transporter ATP-binding protein: MNTIMEVKNISKQYKATKVLDNISFSIYNAEIIAFVGKNGSGKSTLLKIIGGIVDTDSGTVTKHRQSLKIGYVPEVTPSHLLFSPEEYLFYMGKISGIPKKHLQQKIDQLLKIFNMEASRTTRITHLSKGMKQKIMIMQAMLEETHLLILDEPLSGLDPRAQIDLEQILLSLKENGYSIILTCHETKLLENLVDRVLLIQEGQVL, from the coding sequence ATGAATACGATAATGGAAGTAAAAAATATTTCTAAACAATATAAAGCCACAAAAGTTTTAGACAACATTTCATTCTCCATTTATAACGCGGAAATTATAGCATTCGTCGGAAAGAATGGCTCAGGAAAGAGTACGCTACTCAAAATTATTGGTGGTATAGTGGATACAGATAGCGGGACAGTGACCAAACATCGACAATCTTTAAAAATCGGCTACGTACCCGAAGTCACTCCATCGCATCTATTATTTTCCCCTGAAGAGTATCTTTTTTATATGGGTAAAATTAGTGGTATCCCCAAAAAACATTTACAGCAAAAAATAGATCAATTACTAAAGATATTTAATATGGAGGCGTCTCGTACGACAAGAATTACTCATCTTTCAAAAGGCATGAAGCAAAAAATTATGATTATGCAGGCAATGCTTGAAGAAACACATCTTCTCATCTTGGATGAACCTTTATCTGGACTTGATCCTCGCGCCCAAATTGATTTAGAACAAATTCTTTTGTCATTAAAGGAAAATGGATATAGTATCATTTTAACTTGCCATGAAACAAAATTATTAGAAAATCTTGTAGACCGAGTTTTATTAATTCAAGAGGGCCAAGTGTTATAA
- a CDS encoding ABC transporter permease, with amino-acid sequence MMSLLHYQIVNYIRTYKYIPPFFIFILCMVVNYAFVPNPILDSYSFTSTFLFMLMGWFTVTIFHGEDEGQKVITILHSKGEKAYFRALYLICIMIGFSLSCVAVFYPIMIDAFGERPRALHIILGFLAHFSLSILSIALSSLFTRELVQNRQNSWWGVLSVLIISLAIVSLKNVIVQVQGLIWLLPPVHLSLKMMSADDSIQTIPAVFYWQYIWIFIYSMLVISLYFFISNRKKKM; translated from the coding sequence ATGATGAGTTTATTGCACTATCAAATAGTTAACTATATAAGAACGTATAAATATATTCCGCCTTTTTTCATTTTCATTTTATGTATGGTAGTCAATTATGCATTTGTGCCAAATCCAATATTAGATAGTTACTCGTTTACTTCGACATTTCTTTTTATGTTAATGGGATGGTTTACCGTTACAATATTTCATGGGGAGGATGAAGGACAAAAAGTAATTACTATACTCCATTCTAAGGGAGAAAAAGCTTATTTTAGGGCACTTTATTTGATTTGTATAATGATCGGCTTTAGTTTAAGCTGTGTTGCAGTATTCTATCCGATAATGATTGATGCATTTGGTGAAAGACCAAGGGCCTTACATATAATATTAGGCTTTCTAGCTCACTTTAGCCTTTCGATCCTTAGTATTGCACTCTCTTCCCTTTTTACAAGGGAACTAGTCCAAAACAGACAAAATTCTTGGTGGGGGGTACTTAGTGTCCTAATCATTTCTTTAGCTATCGTTTCGTTGAAAAATGTCATCGTGCAAGTACAAGGTCTTATATGGCTTCTACCTCCTGTACATCTTTCTTTAAAAATGATGAGTGCAGATGATAGTATCCAAACAATACCTGCTGTTTTTTATTGGCAATATATATGGATTTTTATTTATAGCATGCTAGTAATTAGTTTGTACTTCTTTATTTCAAATCGTAAAAAGAAAATGTAA
- a CDS encoding Rpn family recombination-promoting nuclease/putative transposase: MSVKTLRKIPLESFVDLKVDYVFKQFFGTEQNKNITVVFLNAILKRTGRNTIKEISFMRQEFGSEHVDDKQSRLDILVKTQDDLFINVEIQLTNKYDMMKRTLYYWSRIYTSQLRKGMGYYKLRPTITINICNFSLFEQTNNYHSLFQLYDFDEKFKMDDVLEIHFIEINKFIKQWYAKQLNSWENVLARWLMLLAMVDGRKGKVYEEIYLELEELAMKDEELLNAFNVWQDLSQSPEDYYAYQSRLKYILDEAAKLEDTKYIAEQEGLLKGIERGMEQGIQQGIQQGIQQGIEQGIEQGIEQGIKQGENKMQKEIVLKLLKRNTDVETIAELTGLTVTEIEQLKELLD; the protein is encoded by the coding sequence ATGAGTGTAAAGACTTTACGTAAAATCCCACTTGAGAGTTTTGTCGATTTAAAGGTAGATTATGTTTTTAAACAATTTTTTGGTACAGAGCAGAATAAAAATATTACTGTGGTTTTTCTAAATGCTATTTTAAAACGTACTGGCCGTAATACTATAAAAGAGATTTCTTTTATGCGGCAAGAATTCGGTAGCGAGCATGTAGATGATAAGCAGTCACGCTTGGATATTTTAGTGAAAACACAAGATGATTTATTTATTAATGTTGAAATCCAACTGACAAATAAATACGACATGATGAAACGAACACTGTATTATTGGTCTCGAATTTATACCTCTCAGCTTCGAAAAGGAATGGGTTATTATAAACTTCGACCTACAATAACTATCAATATTTGTAATTTTAGTTTATTTGAACAAACAAATAATTACCATTCCCTTTTCCAACTATATGACTTTGATGAGAAGTTTAAAATGGACGATGTACTTGAAATTCATTTTATCGAAATAAATAAATTTATAAAGCAATGGTACGCAAAGCAATTAAATTCTTGGGAAAATGTACTTGCTAGATGGTTAATGTTGCTGGCAATGGTTGATGGTCGTAAAGGTAAAGTCTATGAAGAAATCTATTTGGAATTGGAGGAGCTCGCCATGAAAGATGAGGAGTTATTAAATGCTTTCAATGTTTGGCAAGATTTAAGTCAATCCCCTGAAGATTATTATGCTTACCAATCTCGTTTGAAATATATTCTTGATGAGGCGGCGAAGCTTGAAGATACAAAATATATAGCTGAGCAGGAAGGGCTATTAAAAGGAATAGAACGGGGAATGGAGCAAGGTATTCAGCAAGGTATTCAGCAAGGTATTCAACAAGGAATTGAACAAGGAATTGAACAAGGTATTGAGCAAGGTATCAAACAGGGAGAAAATAAGATGCAAAAGGAAATCGTATTGAAACTATTAAAAAGAAATACAGATGTTGAAACAATTGCTGAATTAACCGGACTAACAGTTACTGAAATTGAACAGCTAAAAGAATTACTTGATTAA
- a CDS encoding YbfB/YjiJ family MFS transporter, giving the protein MNRQHIGVLFGGVLLLVVAMGISRFAFTPILPFMREDVGFSFNVAGFLASSNYIGYFIGALWAGFIYRQKKNFLLLSVVLNVISVVLMGLIEIYSVWLVLRLVAGITGGLIFVLTSSIIMDYLAKQSLTKWSGYLFSGIGLGIAISGLFVPFIEVRFAWQGTWIGLGILSALLLIITLILWRNLQVHDSVKVTKSSDTKMSRGFMPWLIAAYGLEGLGYIITGTFLVDIIHNIPSLQAYSSYSWVIVGVAAIPSAPVWTVLLEKFSAIKILFVAYILQVLGILLPVFSQTVWSVLLSSFLFGLTFVGIVTLTTAYARQLFPTQSGPIVSVLTTFYAFGQIIGPIIAGQLVVVYSSYKAALIFAGVIVFLALIVMLCGKWIVIKQQEKAANLNMQSTP; this is encoded by the coding sequence ATGAATCGTCAACATATAGGGGTATTATTTGGAGGAGTATTGTTGCTCGTAGTAGCAATGGGGATTAGCCGTTTTGCTTTTACGCCCATTTTGCCATTTATGCGGGAGGATGTCGGCTTTTCGTTTAATGTGGCCGGCTTTTTAGCATCCAGTAATTATATTGGTTATTTTATTGGTGCATTATGGGCTGGATTTATTTATCGCCAAAAGAAAAATTTTTTACTGTTGAGTGTTGTGTTAAATGTTATTTCTGTAGTTCTTATGGGGCTAATTGAAATTTATAGTGTTTGGCTTGTCCTGCGCTTAGTTGCGGGGATTACAGGAGGGCTAATATTTGTTTTAACATCCAGTATTATTATGGATTATTTAGCTAAACAATCACTGACAAAGTGGTCAGGTTATTTATTTAGCGGTATAGGACTTGGTATTGCCATATCTGGCTTGTTCGTACCTTTCATTGAAGTACGTTTTGCTTGGCAAGGTACTTGGATTGGCTTAGGAATTTTATCAGCACTTTTATTAATTATTACATTGATCTTATGGAGAAATTTACAAGTTCACGATAGCGTAAAGGTTACTAAATCGTCTGATACAAAAATGTCGCGAGGTTTTATGCCTTGGCTTATTGCTGCGTATGGGCTTGAGGGGCTTGGCTATATTATTACAGGGACATTTTTAGTAGATATTATTCATAACATTCCATCTCTCCAAGCATACTCTTCCTATAGCTGGGTCATTGTTGGAGTGGCGGCAATCCCATCTGCCCCAGTTTGGACAGTTTTATTAGAAAAGTTTTCAGCAATTAAAATATTGTTTGTGGCATACATATTACAAGTGCTAGGGATTTTGTTGCCGGTATTTTCACAAACAGTGTGGAGTGTTTTATTGTCTTCATTTTTATTTGGCTTAACATTCGTTGGCATTGTAACATTGACAACCGCATATGCCAGACAGCTCTTTCCAACCCAAAGTGGTCCAATCGTTTCAGTATTAACGACATTTTATGCATTTGGCCAAATAATCGGACCAATAATTGCTGGACAACTTGTAGTAGTATACAGCAGCTATAAAGCAGCACTCATCTTTGCTGGAGTCATCGTATTTTTAGCGTTAATAGTGATGTTATGCGGTAAATGGATCGTCATAAAACAACAGGAAAAGGCAGCCAATCTAAACATGCAGTCCACACCTTAG
- the guaD gene encoding guanine deaminase, whose amino-acid sequence MLEYTQIFKGTAFSSQSPKEVQILKDYLFCINADGMIEKAVAPEHPDYQTLLTTYEGKENFHQLSDGQYFLPGFVDLHVHAPQWAQAGTALDIPLNDWLNTYTFPIESKFSDLAFAKEVYEDLVSTLLANGTTTSLYFATVHKEASLLLAEICATKGQRGLVGKVVMDDPEQNSEFYRDANTDAALADTEEFILAVKELAKTTKQGVYPVVTPRFIPSCTDGALKGLGELAAKYDTHIQSHCSESDWEHDYVQDRFNKNDAYALHDFGLLGDKSVMAHCNFLNDDDAALFAETGTAIGHCPISNAYFANSVIPIARFHSKGVDIGLGSDISGGFSPSLFDNARQAVMSSRMLEDGVDTALPADKRGVPNSRITINEAFYLATAGGGESLSLPVGRLQENYTWDVQVIDTKIVSAKLPIYDNNEALIDIFQKIMYLVRPENIREVWVQGTKVHERA is encoded by the coding sequence GTGTTAGAATATACGCAAATTTTCAAAGGTACTGCTTTTTCGAGTCAGTCTCCAAAAGAAGTACAAATTTTAAAAGATTATCTATTTTGCATTAACGCTGACGGTATGATTGAAAAGGCTGTTGCGCCAGAACATCCTGATTATCAAACATTACTAACTACATACGAAGGAAAAGAAAATTTCCACCAATTATCTGATGGACAGTATTTCTTACCCGGCTTTGTCGATTTGCATGTACATGCACCGCAATGGGCGCAGGCTGGAACTGCTTTAGACATTCCTCTTAATGACTGGCTGAACACATATACCTTCCCTATTGAATCGAAGTTCTCGGATTTAGCATTTGCCAAAGAAGTGTATGAAGATTTAGTTAGTACCCTCCTTGCGAATGGCACAACTACATCGCTATATTTCGCAACTGTCCATAAAGAAGCGAGCCTACTATTAGCAGAAATCTGCGCTACAAAAGGACAACGTGGTCTAGTTGGGAAAGTTGTCATGGATGACCCTGAACAAAACTCTGAATTTTATCGAGATGCAAACACAGATGCAGCATTAGCTGACACAGAGGAGTTTATTTTAGCTGTAAAAGAATTAGCGAAAACTACTAAACAAGGTGTCTATCCTGTTGTAACACCTCGCTTTATTCCAAGTTGTACAGATGGTGCTTTAAAAGGTTTAGGAGAATTAGCTGCTAAATACGATACGCACATTCAATCTCACTGTAGCGAAAGCGATTGGGAGCACGACTACGTACAAGACCGCTTCAACAAAAACGATGCCTATGCGTTACATGATTTCGGTCTATTAGGTGATAAGTCTGTTATGGCGCATTGCAATTTCTTAAACGATGATGATGCAGCATTATTTGCTGAAACAGGGACAGCAATCGGTCATTGCCCAATCTCAAATGCTTATTTTGCTAACAGTGTCATTCCAATTGCCCGTTTCCATTCAAAAGGGGTGGATATTGGTTTAGGATCAGATATTTCAGGTGGCTTCTCTCCAAGTCTTTTTGATAACGCAAGACAAGCTGTTATGTCATCTAGAATGTTAGAAGATGGTGTTGATACGGCGCTTCCTGCAGACAAACGTGGTGTACCAAATTCACGTATTACGATTAATGAAGCATTCTACTTAGCAACAGCAGGTGGTGGCGAAAGTTTAAGCCTTCCAGTAGGTCGCTTACAGGAAAACTATACGTGGGATGTTCAAGTAATCGATACAAAAATAGTCTCTGCCAAACTTCCAATCTATGATAACAATGAAGCATTGATTGATATTTTCCAAAAAATCATGTATCTTGTTCGTCCTGAAAATATTCGTGAAGTGTGGGTGCAAGGCACTAAAGTTCATGAAAGAGCTTAA
- a CDS encoding uracil-xanthine permease family protein: METQKNNLANDKSNTTHLTVLPDEKVPFSQSVLLGLQHVMAMDVYVVPFLIAMLIGLQSGQSSALIQSTFIAAGIATIVQTHFCMKLPIAQGPSYVPLGAIVGIYAASGSGELGWSSVLGASLIGAIFVIILGYTGIFNKIVKTFIPPIVGGTIIFVVGLSLMPVGISSNIFEGAGATINQNIYLALISAIVLIVCVMLGSVFRQKGRAFRIASVIIALLIGCIAANIMGVLDLSAVGKAKWFSLPQIPFADFGFTFNFSAILTMIIIYIVLLAETTGTWFAVSNVIEKPLTDKQINRGVIGEGIGCFIASLLGSTPVTGYSTNAGVISITGIASRRVFIAAGAWFILFGFSGKLAALISAIPSAVIGGVFVIVCGIIAISGLQVMKNERIGEKEMYVIAVPIILTLALTLLPKDFLYSLPTTVQYLFGSPVATAAIVAILLNKILPTVK; this comes from the coding sequence GTGGAAACGCAAAAAAACAATCTAGCAAACGATAAAAGTAATACCACGCATTTAACTGTTTTACCCGATGAAAAAGTGCCATTTAGCCAATCAGTTCTTCTAGGTTTACAGCATGTTATGGCAATGGACGTCTATGTAGTTCCCTTCCTTATTGCGATGTTAATTGGTTTGCAATCAGGTCAATCAAGCGCATTGATACAATCGACTTTTATTGCAGCAGGGATTGCGACAATTGTTCAAACACATTTCTGCATGAAGCTACCAATCGCACAAGGGCCGTCTTATGTACCACTAGGTGCGATTGTAGGTATTTATGCCGCTAGTGGCAGTGGCGAACTTGGTTGGAGCTCTGTGTTAGGAGCAAGCTTAATTGGTGCCATTTTTGTCATTATTTTAGGCTATACAGGTATTTTCAATAAAATTGTTAAAACTTTTATTCCTCCAATTGTAGGAGGTACAATTATTTTCGTTGTTGGATTATCGCTAATGCCTGTTGGTATAAGTAGTAATATTTTTGAAGGCGCTGGTGCGACGATTAACCAAAATATTTATTTAGCGCTTATTTCAGCTATCGTTTTAATTGTTTGTGTAATGCTAGGCTCTGTGTTCCGTCAAAAAGGTCGTGCATTTCGTATTGCATCTGTTATTATCGCGTTACTTATAGGTTGTATCGCTGCTAATATAATGGGTGTATTAGATTTATCAGCAGTTGGAAAAGCAAAGTGGTTTAGCTTACCACAAATTCCTTTTGCAGACTTTGGCTTTACATTTAACTTCTCAGCAATTTTAACAATGATTATTATTTATATTGTTTTACTGGCTGAAACAACAGGTACATGGTTTGCAGTTAGTAATGTTATTGAAAAACCATTGACAGATAAGCAAATTAATCGTGGGGTTATCGGAGAAGGTATCGGCTGCTTCATCGCCTCATTATTAGGTTCTACTCCAGTAACTGGCTATTCAACCAATGCAGGTGTGATTTCCATTACAGGTATTGCAAGTCGTCGTGTCTTTATTGCTGCAGGTGCTTGGTTTATTTTGTTCGGTTTTTCTGGTAAATTAGCTGCATTAATTTCTGCCATTCCTTCTGCAGTTATCGGCGGTGTTTTCGTTATCGTTTGTGGCATCATTGCAATTAGTGGGTTACAAGTAATGAAAAATGAACGTATCGGTGAAAAAGAAATGTACGTTATCGCTGTGCCAATTATTTTAACATTAGCACTAACGTTATTACCGAAAGATTTCTTATATTCTTTACCAACAACGGTTCAATATTTATTTGGTTCTCCAGTAGCGACCGCTGCAATAGTTGCCATTCTTCTAAATAAAATTTTACCGACTGTTAAATAG
- a CDS encoding winged helix-turn-helix transcriptional regulator yields MTKSNCSHICSSYHQAIEFIGKRWMGMIIYTLLPGPKRYHEIHATIPGISDRLLTERLNELVQAGLIEKKYIDSSIKKVEYALTPNGLAFQEVILSIQKWIDLCDFEQTTKESI; encoded by the coding sequence ATGACTAAATCTAATTGTTCACATATATGTAGTAGCTACCATCAGGCAATTGAATTTATAGGAAAACGTTGGATGGGCATGATCATCTATACGTTATTGCCTGGTCCAAAAAGGTATCATGAAATACATGCCACTATCCCTGGCATTTCTGATCGTTTGCTAACAGAACGTCTAAATGAGCTTGTTCAAGCAGGACTAATCGAGAAAAAATATATTGATTCATCGATAAAAAAAGTAGAATATGCGTTAACACCGAACGGCTTAGCGTTTCAGGAAGTCATCCTGTCTATTCAAAAATGGATTGATTTATGTGATTTTGAACAAACTACGAAAGAGTCAATCTAA
- a CDS encoding nitroreductase family protein, which yields MTNNKANLYTIMEDRKSVRVYDPTFKIPQAELEKIIQEATSAPSSSNLQAWRFLVIQDEAVKTELRAIANNQEQVETSSAVIAVLGNAEMYQQVEQIYTQNVAEGHMGDAQKDLMIANTLRTYPSAPLEVRKNIATFDAGLISMQLMLIAKEKGYDTVTMGGFDKAKFAERFELPEHIFPVVLIAIGKGAAPAYGSSRLPLKDIARFI from the coding sequence ATAACAAATAACAAAGCGAATCTATATACAATTATGGAGGATCGAAAATCAGTGCGTGTTTATGATCCTACTTTTAAAATACCTCAAGCAGAGCTTGAAAAAATCATTCAAGAAGCAACAAGTGCACCGTCATCTAGCAATCTACAAGCATGGAGATTTCTTGTTATTCAAGATGAAGCAGTGAAAACAGAGCTCCGTGCGATTGCCAATAACCAAGAACAAGTTGAAACATCATCAGCAGTTATTGCGGTGTTAGGAAATGCCGAAATGTATCAACAAGTAGAACAAATTTATACACAAAATGTCGCAGAAGGTCATATGGGTGATGCACAGAAGGATTTAATGATTGCGAATACCCTACGCACTTACCCATCTGCCCCATTAGAAGTACGAAAAAATATTGCTACATTTGATGCAGGTCTTATTTCAATGCAACTTATGCTTATCGCCAAAGAAAAAGGCTATGATACTGTGACAATGGGCGGTTTTGATAAAGCGAAATTTGCTGAACGATTTGAATTACCAGAGCATATTTTCCCTGTAGTCCTTATTGCTATCGGTAAAGGTGCTGCACCTGCTTATGGCTCGTCTCGTTTACCGTTAAAAGATATTGCTCGTTTTATTTAA
- a CDS encoding class III lanthionine synthetase LanKC N-terminal domain-containing protein: MEGLLHYFKYLKPNSEYYGEMEIKEKEDTYQLSDIPDNYSVISDSDSIWKFYHVKDAILPEQGWKIHVTSLLEDSNIILEKVARLCIAKNIEFKHLKDKYSMLALNSKNANRASSGKFITIYPMNFESMNNRTLAY, from the coding sequence ATGGAAGGGTTATTGCACTATTTCAAGTATTTGAAGCCCAATTCTGAATACTACGGTGAAATGGAGATAAAAGAAAAGGAAGATACATACCAATTGAGTGATATTCCAGATAATTATTCTGTTATATCAGATAGTGACTCGATTTGGAAATTTTATCATGTGAAAGACGCAATACTTCCAGAACAGGGTTGGAAAATTCATGTAACGTCCTTATTAGAGGATTCAAATATTATATTAGAAAAGGTAGCGCGATTATGCATAGCTAAAAATATTGAGTTTAAGCATCTTAAAGACAAATATAGTATGTTAGCGTTAAATTCAAAAAATGCGAATCGTGCTTCATCTGGAAAGTTTATAACGATTTATCCAATGAATTTTGAGTCCATGAACAATCGGACTTTAGCATACTGA
- a CDS encoding ABC-2 transporter permease, translating into MLGLQYTNFFMVYRSVLMYAATSIVLSGISLWISDVSESFVLGEGGKWLAIRFIMLLMMLPILELSKIEAKSGYDKYVLTLPVRRSTIVQSYYLFYFLFITIGVILSYGVVYIYTLLFQLPFNSNNVVELIAVDAVALLLAGAIVFPLLYNYGVEKSDVIIIAGVFGSFISINNVSEIHYLLERPPLSNLNLNLSIYLPFLLLLVGILLFILSSLISLCIYRKKEF; encoded by the coding sequence ATGCTAGGTCTTCAATATACAAACTTTTTTATGGTTTATCGAAGTGTGTTGATGTACGCAGCAACAAGTATAGTATTATCTGGTATTTCTTTGTGGATTTCAGATGTCTCAGAGTCTTTCGTATTGGGTGAGGGCGGTAAGTGGTTAGCCATTCGGTTTATAATGCTGCTTATGATGTTACCAATATTAGAATTGTCAAAAATTGAGGCTAAGTCCGGTTATGATAAGTATGTGCTTACTTTACCAGTGCGTAGAAGTACTATTGTACAAAGTTATTATCTATTCTACTTTTTATTCATCACTATCGGAGTCATACTATCCTATGGCGTAGTATATATATATACACTATTGTTCCAGCTTCCCTTTAATAGTAATAACGTTGTTGAGTTGATTGCTGTTGATGCTGTTGCTTTGCTCTTAGCGGGAGCAATAGTATTCCCCCTTCTTTATAACTATGGAGTAGAAAAGTCTGACGTTATTATAATAGCAGGGGTATTTGGATCGTTTATTTCTATAAATAATGTAAGCGAGATACATTACTTGCTGGAACGGCCACCGTTGTCAAATCTTAATTTAAATCTATCAATATATCTGCCATTTTTATTGCTCCTAGTAGGTATTTTGTTATTTATACTATCTTCTCTTATATCACTCTGTATCTATCGTAAGAAAGAATTTTAA